In Acinetobacter piscicola, a single window of DNA contains:
- a CDS encoding RrF2 family transcriptional regulator, with amino-acid sequence MQLNKFTDYALRLVLYTARPKDMPYTIAEIAKDLQVSENHLVKIVHFMAKKDWLITTRGKGGGIRLNPSVHSLKLGEMVRILQGQVPIVECNTPPCVLRRNCGLKGILDQAVEQFYQVLDQYTVADVLHRSNGTAPSQNSLIALIQLG; translated from the coding sequence ATGCAGTTAAATAAATTTACCGATTACGCACTTCGCCTCGTCTTATATACAGCAAGACCTAAAGATATGCCCTATACCATTGCTGAAATTGCCAAAGACTTACAAGTTTCAGAAAATCATTTGGTTAAAATTGTACATTTTATGGCAAAAAAAGATTGGCTCATCACCACGCGAGGTAAAGGCGGGGGCATTCGCTTAAATCCTAGTGTTCACAGTTTAAAATTAGGCGAGATGGTTCGCATTTTACAAGGTCAAGTCCCAATCGTAGAATGCAATACTCCGCCCTGCGTTTTACGTCGTAATTGCGGATTAAAAGGTATCTTAGATCAAGCTGTTGAGCAGTTTTATCAAGTATTAGATCAATATACGGTTGCAGATGTGTTACATCGTTCTAATGGTACAGCGCCATCGCAAAATTCACTTATTGCATTGATTCAACTCGGATGA
- a CDS encoding metal-dependent hydrolase has product MKLLSKLKNSKIGSSIQYHIKPRKVKFEWQETPIDWIPNQPFASYFINEINNILPAGEFWFCRLYNRVLPKVTDEKLAEDVRAFIRQEAMHAQAHTSANKEYLTVRNIDIQRNLDVMDFLFGKLLADQPLGLKIPEALDHQWDLFRLGVVATVEHMTCVLGKYALYNKKWGDLGADPNMLDLVKWHGAEEIEHRTVAFDLYRHLGGGYISRYYQSVIVIAAVLGLWVDGAAHIMGQDPRFADKKPAVYKPWIWREWANIAQKDNRIMPHPLWLVSQQLGYLMPWYDPVHEAKTEDAIAYLDQSPAAKRALPKVA; this is encoded by the coding sequence ATGAAATTATTATCGAAATTAAAAAACAGTAAGATTGGATCGTCTATTCAGTATCATATCAAACCACGAAAGGTGAAGTTTGAATGGCAGGAAACCCCTATTGATTGGATCCCAAATCAGCCTTTTGCAAGCTATTTTATTAATGAAATTAACAATATTTTGCCTGCGGGTGAATTTTGGTTCTGCCGCCTTTATAACCGTGTATTACCTAAAGTCACTGACGAAAAATTAGCAGAAGATGTTCGTGCTTTTATTCGCCAAGAAGCCATGCATGCTCAAGCACATACATCCGCAAATAAAGAATATTTAACTGTGCGGAATATTGATATTCAACGCAACCTAGATGTGATGGACTTTCTATTTGGTAAGTTATTAGCAGATCAGCCTTTAGGTTTAAAAATTCCTGAGGCTCTTGATCATCAATGGGATCTATTCCGTTTAGGCGTTGTCGCGACTGTAGAACACATGACCTGTGTTCTTGGTAAATACGCACTTTACAATAAAAAGTGGGGCGATCTTGGTGCAGATCCCAATATGCTTGACCTAGTGAAATGGCATGGTGCTGAAGAAATTGAACACCGTACTGTCGCATTTGATTTATACCGTCATTTAGGTGGTGGTTATATTTCTCGTTATTACCAAAGTGTGATTGTCATTGCCGCAGTACTAGGGTTATGGGTAGATGGTGCAGCACATATTATGGGACAAGACCCTCGTTTTGCCGATAAAAAACCTGCGGTATATAAACCATGGATTTGGCGTGAATGGGCAAATATTGCACAAAAAGATAATCGTATTATGCCTCATCCTCTTTGGTTGGTTTCACAACAACTTGGTTATTTGATGCCTTGGTATGACCCTGTACATGAAGCGAAAACTGAAGATGCAATTGCATATTTAGATCAGTCTCCTGCTGCTAAGCGCGCACTCCCTAAAGTTGCCTAA
- a CDS encoding hemerythrin domain-containing protein, producing the protein MNSIILFFQKLFGIFKASSQQLQAEHTSNINQSTSAISYSEQLIPALKHDHQALINLYGQISYYILSQKYDAIQQNLDTLKTEFNRHIMQENVSFYCYLEQKFIQNPEQLETIKFYRKEMNGISHAFIKFIKKWQTTAICDDNIEEFRTEYETIGQVLAQRINQEEDHLYTMYQPS; encoded by the coding sequence ATGAATAGCATTATTTTATTTTTCCAAAAACTCTTTGGAATATTCAAAGCCTCAAGTCAACAACTACAGGCTGAACACACATCTAACATCAATCAATCAACCTCTGCAATTTCATATTCAGAACAACTTATTCCTGCACTTAAACATGATCATCAAGCCTTGATCAACTTATATGGTCAAATTTCATACTATATTTTATCGCAAAAATATGACGCAATTCAGCAAAATCTAGATACGCTCAAAACTGAGTTTAATCGTCATATCATGCAGGAAAATGTCAGTTTTTATTGTTATCTTGAGCAAAAATTTATTCAAAATCCTGAACAGCTCGAAACCATCAAATTTTATCGTAAAGAAATGAACGGTATTTCCCATGCCTTTATTAAGTTTATTAAAAAATGGCAAACAACCGCTATTTGTGATGATAATATTGAAGAGTTTCGCACTGAATATGAAACCATTGGTCAAGTATTAGCACAACGAATCAATCAAGAGGAAGACCATCTTTATACAATGTATCAACCCTCATAA
- the yihA gene encoding ribosome biogenesis GTP-binding protein YihA/YsxC, giving the protein MHRSSGKSKNSKTANAPRQKISYEKKVDSAISEYASTALNWLRKAEFLMSAPKLDLCVEDTGYEVAFAGRSNAGKSSAINAITNQKQLARASKKPGRTQMINFFSLGNPDQRLVDLPGYGYAAVPEAMKIVWQKELENYLIHRKSLQGLILLMDIRHPLQHFDVMMLEWAYSRQLFVHVLLTKSDKLNRGPANKALLEVKQELKKMKLNFSIQLFSSLNKEGLEELASIMGGRLNFTLDNPTGFDLDSIPEFSDDEIEETDLSKFDENLVNNVDQIK; this is encoded by the coding sequence ATGCATCGCAGCAGTGGAAAGTCGAAAAACAGTAAAACAGCAAATGCGCCTCGGCAGAAAATTAGCTACGAAAAAAAAGTCGATTCAGCTATTTCTGAATATGCGAGTACAGCACTCAATTGGCTACGCAAAGCTGAGTTTTTAATGAGTGCACCCAAACTCGACCTATGTGTAGAAGACACGGGGTATGAGGTTGCATTTGCAGGTCGTTCAAATGCGGGGAAATCTAGCGCAATTAACGCCATCACCAACCAAAAACAACTCGCACGTGCGTCAAAAAAACCTGGTCGTACCCAAATGATCAACTTTTTTAGTTTGGGCAATCCAGATCAACGCTTGGTCGACTTACCAGGTTATGGTTATGCAGCCGTTCCCGAAGCAATGAAAATTGTTTGGCAGAAAGAATTGGAAAATTACCTGATTCATCGCAAAAGTTTACAAGGCTTAATTTTACTGATGGATATTCGCCATCCTTTACAACATTTTGATGTCATGATGTTGGAATGGGCATACTCTCGTCAGCTATTTGTCCATGTATTACTCACCAAATCTGACAAACTCAATCGTGGACCTGCCAATAAAGCACTTTTAGAAGTGAAACAAGAATTGAAAAAAATGAAATTAAATTTTTCTATTCAATTGTTTTCATCTTTAAATAAAGAGGGCTTAGAAGAATTAGCAAGCATCATGGGTGGTCGTTTAAATTTCACGTTAGACAACCCAACAGGTTTTGACTTAGACAGCATTCCAGAGTTCTCTGATGATGAGATAGAAGAGACTGACTTATCAAAATTTGATGAAAACTTAGTGAATAATGTAGACCAGATCAAATAA